ATATTCCACCCATGTATGCCTCACAAAGTTGCATATGCTGCCGTATGGTATGGTATGGTATCATGACAATGCTGCTAATTTGTTTGGAGTGCAAACGATGCATGCACTCAAACATATGCACTAGTGCTGCTACTGATCAGGATCCGCTCTGCGTGGAAAGCATCCATGTACAAACCTCTTTTGATGTCATGATAAAAGTATTAACTACCAGATTTCCAGTAGATATTCTGTAGGGTGACAAACTAAGAGGGACAGTGATGTACGGCTATACCAGTTGATCGATTTACAGCTACGCTGATTCATATTCAGAAGGTGCTTTCTGAAGCCCAGCCCTTCTTTTCCAGTGCCAATCTCAGTGCCTGCCACAGAACAAGAATCGCACATCATACCTTAAATATACACCAGAACAAATGACAGAGATGATGCTTGCCTTTACTCTCTTCTTGTTAGCATTAAAGTCGATGAATCCTGACCGAGACGCCGATCGGTACTGAACGATTGATTTGTTGCCAGGAGGGAACCAGAACTCGACGTCGTCTACAAACTGCACGGACGGAGGAAACATACAGTCATTAGTGAATAATAATAACGTTGCAATCTACACTTGCGTGAGCATGTGGATTACAAGGGTAACAAGGTGCTACCCCGAATATAGGGCTCTCGTATTCAACTCGAACATAGTCGTCTCCTTTCTCTACCACACGAGGACTGAAGTTGTCCGGCTTTGTCTTGGTCACCTGCCAACAGGTATTACAATACAACATGCTGATATGACTTGAGTAATTTACCCTCCCGCTGCGCACTATAAAAACAAGATAGAGATGTTACATACAACTTCAATGAGCTCTTTCATGGCCTCATCTTTGCTTATGGGTTTACCCCTGGGGCCATCCTTGGGATTGTAATTCCTAGAAAAAGGTCATGTTCAGTACTCCACACTACAGATAAGTCTTTCAAACATTTTTACAAAATCCAGATATGTTAAAGAGCTTTCAAAGGAGAACCTGATGACAACATGGAATATGTGATACAGCATTCATATCATAAATGAAGATTTCGTTTGCAAAGCAGACTGTCAGCAGTGCGCAGGTCAGACACTTGTTCAGAAAGGGAGAGTGTTGCTCCTCAAAGGTTTGAGTCAACAGATGCATATATAAGTGTAGTACTGCGACGAGGCAAGGTTTAGTTTAGAAACGAAGAGTAATTCAATTGATTGTTTAGAAAATGCAGATATCAGTGACTCTTATTTTGTAATACTACTATTTAGAACTGCAATTCCTGACTTACTGAACTTATCACATATTGTGGTTCATCAAGAACTACCGTACGGAATAAACCGAATCACACATATTACATAATGCATACGTCGGACGAAGGATTAAAGAAGCAGGCCTACCGTCGAAGCAAAATCTTACGCTGTGCCGCTTATGTATTTGAATCACTTAGTGTATATGCAAATATGCAGGACAAGCGACACCCAGCAGAGTGTGAGCAGTGCTCAAGGCAGACACTTGTTTTCTTAAAGGCTTGAGTCAACAGATGCATTATTGTTTTTAGAAGATGCAGATGTCATTTTGTCATATTTGGGACTCTGCAATTTCTTACTCACTGAATTTATCATATACTGTGGTTCATCATCAAGAGCTGCCATGCAGAATAAACCAAATGAAACATTCTACAGTGTGTacgactactccctccgtcccacattaTAAGACATTTTTACATAGGGCCCATTGTGTGTCCACAGCACACATCCAGCAACAGATGCATTATTGCTTTTAGTATAACAAGTAGATAACATTTTTTTTTTCATATTTGGGACTGCAATTTCTGACTCACTGAATTTATCATATGCTGTGGTTCATCATCAAGAGCTTCCATACATACAGAATAAACCGAATCGAACATTCGACAGCGCGTACGACGTAAAAGTCAAGGATGGACGAAGCAGGCCTACTGTCGAACCAAAAGTCTATGCTGCGGTTACGGTATTGGATCGCTGGGTGTTCAGTTTCAAAACGGAGAACAACTGGAGTTTAACATAAACATAGGGCTCACTGTGTGTCCAGGCCACACATCCAGCAACCATATATGCACATACGCAGGGAGGACAAGTGACACACAGGTAATGCATCAGAACATATATGGTGTAAGAACTAAACACAGATGGTTACCATGGGGGAGCGTAGTGATTGGAATCGCTTATCCTCTCGGAGGTGGACACGCAGTTGTTGGTCGCCGGGCACAAGGCGAGGGAGGGGGGCCTCTTCTGCACGCCAAGGTAGCTCGGCTTGGTGCCACTGGAGCAGCCATGAGAGCAGAGAAATGAACAACACACTTGTCAGAAGACCAGAGCAAGAAATTCAGTTAACTGTTAACTGCATCCCCTTCTTCAGAGAGAGCTCAGATTCTGAATTTTCCCAGTGAGGTAGGTACCTgaagtggaagatggcggcgagcgTGGCGAGCTCGCTGCTCCTGAGCACCAGGTCCCTGGATTCGTCCCGGGATTGACATACAGGCGGCGACCATCCACCGTCAGATGTACGTACTCTAGTCGGAGATGGGGATGGGGATACATACCTTCGTCCGATTCTTGTGCTGCTCTTGTTGTTGAGGCGTGGAGAGGGTGATGCCTTGCTGCCGGGAGCGTGGGGTGGTGGGGGCCAGCAGCAGCAGGTGACCGCCGACGAGTTCATCGTTTGCTCGC
Above is a window of Triticum dicoccoides isolate Atlit2015 ecotype Zavitan chromosome 5B, WEW_v2.0, whole genome shotgun sequence DNA encoding:
- the LOC119313005 gene encoding uncharacterized protein LOC119313005, translating into MNSSAVTCCCWPPPPHAPGSKASPSPRLNNKSSTRIGRRDLVLRSSELATLAAIFHFSGTKPSYLGVQKRPPSLALCPATNNCVSTSERISDSNHYAPPWNYNPKDGPRGKPISKDEAMKELIEVVTKTKPDNFSPRVVEKGDDYVRVEYESPIFGFVDDVEFWFPPGNKSIVQYRSASRSGFIDFNANKKRVKALRLALEKKGWASESTF